The following proteins are co-located in the Ictalurus punctatus breed USDA103 chromosome 14, Coco_2.0, whole genome shotgun sequence genome:
- the LOC108275325 gene encoding glutathione S-transferase P, whose translation MPPYTITYFAVRGRCGALRIMLSDQGQEWKEVVVSFDEWTKGDLKKTCVFGQLPKFQDGDFVLFQSNTFLRHLGRKHGAYGKNDNEAALIDMFNDGVEDLRNKYVKMIYQDYDTGKDAYIKDLPNHLCKFEAVLAKSKSGFLVGDSISFADYSLFEVLLNHQVLSPNCLDSFPALKGFVQKLSSRPKIKAFLDSDAYKSLPINGNGKQ comes from the exons A TGCCACCCTACACCATAACATACTTTGCTGTGAGAG GACGATGTGGTGCTCTGCGGATCATGCTGTCTGACCAGGGTCAGGAGTGGAAGGAAGTTGTGGTGAGCTTTGATGAGTGGACGAAGGGAGACCTGAAGAAAACCTGT GTTTTCGGACAGTTGCCTAAGTTCCAGGATGgtgactttgttttgtttcagtcaAATACCTTTTTGAGGCATTTGGGACGCAAACATG GTGCATACGGGAAGAATGACAACGAAGCCGCCCTGATCGATATGTTTAACGATGGAGTTGAAGATCTTCGTAATAAATACGTGAAAATGATCTACCAGGACTAT GACACTGGCAAAGATGCATACATCAAGGACCTGCCGAACCACCTCTGTAAGTTTGAGGCCGTTCTGGCGAAGAGCAAAAGTGGTTTCCTCGTCGGTGACTCG ATCTCCTTTGCAGACTACAGTCTCTTTGAAGTGTTGCTGAACCACCAGGTGCTGAGCCCAAACTGTCTGGACTCCTTCCCCGCCCTGAAAGGCTTTGTGCAGAAGCTGTCCAGCCGTCCCAAAATCAAGGCTTTCCTCGACTCTGATGCCTACAAGAGCCTGCCTATCAATGGCAATGGCAAGCAGTAA